Proteins encoded by one window of Cotesia glomerata isolate CgM1 unplaced genomic scaffold, MPM_Cglom_v2.3 scaffold_783, whole genome shotgun sequence:
- the LOC123274813 gene encoding tubulin alpha-1 chain-like, which produces MMGKRECISINVGQAGVQIGSKCWELYCLEHKINQDGQMSSERTAFNDIDNIETFFAQTTQDKYVPRAIMCDPRVHRAAPMICGKEDAANNFARGYHATVGHNLLDSLTEKIRVLAENCNGLMGFLDLSFRGE; this is translated from the exons atgATGGGAAAA CGAGAATGTATTTCAATAAACGTCGGCCAAGCTGGCGTCCAAATTGGATCCAAGTGCTGGGAACTGTATTGTTTGGAGCATAAGATAAACCAAGATGGCCAGATGAGTTCCGAGCGGACTGCTTTCAACGACATTGACAAcatcgagaccttttttgCTCAGACGACTCAGGACAAATATGTCCCCCGAGCGATAATGTGCGACCCTCGAGTTCACCGTGCAG CGCCGATGATTTGTGGGAAGGAAGATGCCGCAAACAACTTTGCTCGAGGTTACCATGCTACCGTTGGACACAATTTACTTGACAGTCTCACCGAAAAAATTCGTGTGCTTGCGGAAAATTGCAATGGACTGATGGGATTTCTGGATCTGTCATTCCGTGGAGAG